Genomic DNA from Bacterioplanes sanyensis:
AATGGCAGCCAAGCCTTGCTGCTGCAAATAGTCGTTTATTCGACTAAAAGGGCGAGTGCCAAAAAATCCACGATGGGCCGACAACGGCGATGGGTGTACCGACTTTAATACCAAGTGACGACTGGTATCGATCACCGCGCCTTTTTTCTGCGCATAGCTGCCCCATAGCACAAATACCAGCCCCTGACGCTGTGCGTTTAATGCCGCAATGGCAGCGTCGGTAAAACGCTCCCAACCCTTGCCTTGATGTGAACCCGCTTTCGCCTGTTCGACCGTCAGCGTGGCATTGAGCAGTAGTACGCCTTGATCTGCCCAAGGGGTTAAATCACCACTGCCAGACAAAGCAATGCCTAAATCTTGCTGTAGTTCTTTAAAGATATTTTTCAGCGAGGGTGGCAATGCTACACCTGGCTGTACCGAAAAACTCAGGCCATGGGCCTGACCCGGACCGTGATACGGATCCTGGCCAATAATCACCACTCGTACTTGATCAAAGGGGGTATGATTAAAGGCATTAAATATTTGCGGCCCAGGCGGGAAGATATTTTTTCCGGCAGTTTTTTCCATTTTCAGAAAATCACGCAGCTGCTGCATATAGGGCTGTTGCAGCTCTTCACCCAGCACCTGCTGCCAGGATGGATGCAACGCCCCGGCTTTCGTCATTTGCATAAATATTCAACCTATAAAAAAGGTGGGCATTGCCCACCTTAATTTTCAAACCGACAGACTTATTCCGCTTCTGGCTTCATATGCGGGAACAAGATAACGTCCTTAATCGTGTGCGTATTGGTAAACAGCATCACCAAACGGTCAATACCAATGCCCTGGCCAGCGGTGGGTGGCAAGCCAAACTCAAGTGCACGCACGTAGTCTTCGTCGAAGTGCATCGCTTCGTCATCACCGGCGTCTTTTTCTTCCA
This window encodes:
- the ung gene encoding uracil-DNA glycosylase codes for the protein MQMTKAGALHPSWQQVLGEELQQPYMQQLRDFLKMEKTAGKNIFPPGPQIFNAFNHTPFDQVRVVIIGQDPYHGPGQAHGLSFSVQPGVALPPSLKNIFKELQQDLGIALSGSGDLTPWADQGVLLLNATLTVEQAKAGSHQGKGWERFTDAAIAALNAQRQGLVFVLWGSYAQKKGAVIDTSRHLVLKSVHPSPLSAHRGFFGTRPFSRINDYLQQQGLAAINWQV